GTCGCCGAGCACGAGATCGTGTGCGTGCTGGGGCCGAGCGGGAGCGGCAAGTCGACGCTGCTGCGGGTGGTCGCGGGGCTACAGCCGCTGGACGGGGGGCGCGTGCTGCTCGACGGACGCGACCAGCGGGACGTGCCCGCGCACAAGCGTGGTGTCGGCCTGATGTTCCAGGACCACCAGCTCTTCCCGCAGCGGGACGTGGCCGGGAACGTCGCCTTCGGGCCCCGGATGCATGGCGCGGCGAAGGACGAACGGGCCGTACGGGTGGCGGAGTTGCTGGAGCTGGTCGGACTGCCCGGGGCCGCGGGCCGGCGCGTCGGGGAGCTGTCCGGTGGTGAGCAGCAGCGGGTCGCGCTGGCGCGTGCGCTCGCCCCGCGTCCCCGGCTGCTGATGCTCGACGAGCCCCTGGGGCAGCTGGACCGGTCGCTGCGGGAGCGGCTGGTCGTCGAACTCCGTGAGGTGTTCGGGGAGTTGGGGACGACCGTGTTGGCGGTCACGCACGACCAGGGCGAGGCGTTCGCGCTGGCCGACCGGGTCGTGGTGATGCGGGACGGGCGGATCGCCCAGTCCGGTACGCCTCTCGAGGTGTGGCAGCGGCCGGTGGACGAGTTCGTGGCCCGCTTCCTCGGCTTCGACAATGTGGTCGAGGCGACGGTGACCGGGGCGGTCGCGGACACGGCGTGGGGCAAGGTGCCGGTGCCGGAGGGCTCACCGCAGGGGGCGTGCGCGCTGCTGGTGCGGCCCGCCGGGGTACGCCTGGTGGGGGCGGCCGACGGGCTGCGCTGCACCGTGGCCGCGCGCACCTTCCGGGGCACCCATGTCGCCGTGCACCTCCAGCCGGAGGGCGCTCCGCGACTGGAGGCGGCGTGCGCGCTGCGGGACGCGCCGGAGCCCGGGGAGCAGGTCGGCGTGGGCTTCGACGCGGCGGAAATCGTCGTGCTGGGAGGGGGTCCGGCCGCATAGGGTGCCGCACCATGGCCATGCTTGCGCGAGAACCCCAGGTCCGGCATGAGCGCTACTGCGCCGAGATCGAGCTCCAGGTACGGAGGTTGAGGGACATCGTGACCTCCGGCGCCGATCTGTCGGCGACCGTGCCGACCTGCCCCGACTGGTCGCTGGAGCAACTGCTGCGGCACACCGGCGGTGCCATGCGCTGGGTCGAGCTGAACGTACGGACCCGGGCGAAGGACGAGGTGACCGAGGCCGACGTCCCGCTGTACGAGGGTCCGGAGCGGCAGGGCGACCCTGCCGCACTGGACGCGTGGCTCGCGGAGACCGGCGAGATGACCGTGGCCACGCTGCGCGAAGCCGGGCCCGAGGCGCCCGTGTGGTCCTGGGGCTGGGAGCACAGCGCCGGGTTCTGGGCCCGCCGGATGGCCCATGAGCAGGTGATCCACGGCGCCGACGCCGCGCTCACCGTAGGGCGGCCGGTCGAGGTGGCACCGGAGATCGCCGCCGACGCCATCGACGAATGGCTGGAGATCGTCGCGTTCGTGCAGCGGACCATGCCGCACGACGAGGCGGCCGAACTGCGCGGTCCCGGACGCAGCATCCATCTCCACGCCACGGACACGTCCGCCGAGGTCGATGCCGAGTGGCTGGTCGAGCTGACCGAGGACGTCGTGTGCTGGCGGCGCGGCCATGAGAAGGCGACCGTCGCGCTGCGCGGACCCCTGACCGAGGTGCTCCTCGCGTTCTACCGGCGGCTGCCGCCGGACGGTGGCGAGTTGGAGGTGCTGGGCGACCGGGGGCTGCTGGACTTCTGGCTGCGGCGGGCGACGTTCGGCTGACGGTGACGGGGGAGCCGGGGCGGACGGGCGAGTGGCCCGTACCCCGTGGTGAAGGGGTACGGGCCACGGCCCTGACCGGCGGTGATCAGCGTGTGGAGGCCCCACGCCGCCGCATGCTGTAGTACACGGCACCGGCGCCGAGGGCCACCAGCGCCAGCGCGGCGCCGGCGATCGTGCCGGTGTTGGAGTCGCCACCGGTCTCGGCGAGGTTGGAGTCACCCTCGGGGGACGGGGCGTTGTCGCCGTTGGAGCCCACGGGGGTGGTGCTGCCCTCGGACGCGGACGGCGCGGGGGAGTTCTTGGTCTCGGACGGCTCGTCCTCGTCCTCGCCCTTGCCGTTGCCCGTGCCCTTGCCTTCGTCCTTGCCCTTGTCGTCCGCGGGCTTCTCCGGGTCCTTCGCGTCGGACGGCGGGGTCACCGCGTCCTCGGCGCAGGCCTCCGCGGGGGCGATCAGGTTGGGGGCGATGTCCTCGTCGACATAGTCCGCCGCCGTGACGTGGATCCGGTACTCGGCCTCCGGCTCCCAGTCCTCCTCGAAGGTGACGGTGACACCGTCGGCGGTGGAGTTCTCGATGGTCCTGCTGCCGACCTGGCGCAGGTCTGCCCCGTTGTTCTCCAGATAGACGGTGATCTCGGCCTTGACGCCCTCGGGGTCCACGTCGGTCACCCGGATGACGCCCTTGCCGCCGTCGCACTCGGCGACGGCGGAGAAGTCCTTGATGCTGCAGGCCATGGCGTTGCCCGCGGCGCCGAACACGAGTGCGGCGGATGCGACGGCAACACCGACATAACGCGAAGTCCGCGCGGTACGGGGGATTATGGACACTTTTGCCCTTCACGGGAAGCACAGGGGGAGTGGGGGTGACGGAGGGCCGCCGGAGGGACGGCCTCCCCATGTGCCTCACAGGTTTATAAGCGCGCCATAAGCACTGTCAATCCGAAGAAGTGTTTGGGCTGTCGGCGTGGAGACGCGCCAGGGCCTCCGGGGCCTCCTCGATCCGGTCCACGAGGGCGATCCGGGCCTCCATCGAACGGTCCCGGGCCAGTGACCGCAGCAGCGGCCAGGCCGGCAGCCTCTCCGTCCAGTGGGCGCGGTCGACGAGGACCATGGGCGTCGGTTCGCCGCGCGACTCGTAGTAGTTGGGGGTCGCGTTGTCGAAGATCTCCTGGACGGTTCCGGCCGCGCCCGGCAGGAACACGACGCCCGTGTTGGAGCGGGCGAGCAGCCCGTCCTCGCGGGTGGCGTTGGCGAAGTACTTGGCGATGTGCGAGGCGAACGGGTTCGGCGGCTCGTGGCCGTAGAACCAGGTGGGGATGCCGACGGACGTGCCGCCCTTCGGCCAGCGGGTGCGCACCTCGAAGGCGGCGGCCGCCCACTCGGTGATCGACGGCGTGAACTTCGGTGCCCCCGCGAGGAGTCGGAGCGACTCGGCGAGCATCTCGTCGTCGTACGGGGCCGCGTGGGCGCCCAGGTTCGCGGCCTCCATCGCCCCCGGACCGCCGCCGGTCGCGACGGTGAGACCCGAGCGGGCCAGGGCGCGGCCGAGGCGGGCGGCGTCCTCGTACGCCCGCGTACCGCGCGCCATCGCGTGGCCGCCCATCACGCCCACCACGCGGGCGCCGGAGAGGAGTTCGTCGAGGGCGTCGGAGACGGAGTCGTCGTGGACGGCGCGCAGCGTCGAGGCGTAGACGTCCCGGTCGGCCTTGGTCCGCTGGAACCAGGCGTACGCGAGAGCGTCCGGGGTCGCCTCGTAGCCGCCCTCCGACAGGGACGCGAAGAGTTCGTCGGGGGAGTAGAGCAGGCCCCGGTACGGATCGAACGGCAGGCCGGGGACGGGCGGGAAGACCAGGGCGCCGTCCGCGCGTATCTTCGCGGCGGCCTCGTCGCGCATCCGGCAGCCGAGGAAGACGGCGCCGGCGGTGCCGGTGGTGAGCAGTTCGCGCGTACGGTCCGTCAGGTCGACGGCCTGGACCCGGAAGCCGGAGAGGGTGCCACGGGACGAGACGACGGCGTCGAACTCCTCGATCGTCTCTATCTCGTGGTCGTCGTGGTGGGCCGCGTGGGCGGGCATCGTCTGCACCCGCCCCATGCTAGGGCGCTCCGCTGGTCGGGCCGGGCGCCCATGGGGTGGGGGGTGCCTGTGGGTGTGCGGCCGTCAGTGGGTGGGTGGTCGCTCGCGCCGTTCCCCGCGCCCCTTGCGGGGCGCGGTGGCACGGAGCAGTGATGTCGCGGGGTCTCAGCCCTCGATGGCGGACGGGTCCATCCAGACGACCTCCCACGTGTGGCCGTCGAGGTCGTCGAAGGCGCGGCCGTACATGAAGTCCATGTCCTGGACCTTCTCCGAGGCCGTGCCGCCGGCGGCGACCGCCTTGTCGACCAGCTCGTCCACCTTCGCGCGGCTCTCGGCGCTCAGACAGAGGATCACCTGGCTGGTCTTCGTGGCGTCCGCGATCTCCTTCTTCGTGAAGGACGCGTAGAACGGCTTGGTGAGCAGCATCGCCACGATGGTGTCGCTGATCACGACCGAGGCCGCGTTCTCGTCGCTGAACTGGGGGTTGAGCGCGTACCCCAGCTCCGTGAAGAACTTCTTCGAGGCGTCGAGGTCGTTCACGGGCAGGTTCACGAAGATCATCTGCTGGTACATGGTGAGGTCTCTCCCGGTGGATGGCCGATCGGTTTCGGTCCGTTCGAAGGGGTAGACCGAGGGCCCCCGCGGAACTCATCGGCCCGCGCGAATTTTTTTCGTACGAGTTTTCAGGCGGCCAGCGGGAGTGCCGCCAGCTGCGCGACCGTCCAGGTCAGAGGGCCGAACACGGCCAGCAGGGCGCCCGCGCGGAGCAGGGCCGCCTGCCGGGGCAGTGCGCTGGGCGCCCCCAGCCGCAGCAGTGCGGCCGTGGTGTCCGCGTGCGCCCGCCGGGCCTCGACGGCGGCCGTCGCAAGGGTGAGGACGGCACAGCCGGCCACCACGAACGCGCCCAGCAGGGTGAGCGGACCGACCGTGGGGCGCACACCGGAGGAGAGCGTCACCATGGCGTACGCCCCGGAGGCCACGGCGCACACCACCCCGAGCGGACGGCCGATGCGCCGGGCCTCCTCCTGGAGCACGCGCCCGGCGAGCAGGCGCCGCGCGCCGGGCCGTACGGACTGCAGCAGGAGCCCGGTGAGATGGGTGAGGCCGGGGCCGACGAGGATCAGGCCCAGCGCGGTGAGCAGCCAGCCGCCGAGGACACCGGCGGGGCTGTCCGCGAAGCCGCCGGGGAGGGTGAGGCCGGGGGCGTGGTCGGACTGTCCGGCGTACGTCTCGACGGCGAGGCCCACGGCGAGTACGGCGATGCCCCAGGGGAGGCCGCCGGGGGCGGGGCGCGGAGCCGGTGGGTCCGCCGGCTCCCGGGAGTCCGTGGGGGCGGCGGCCTCCTCGTCCGGTTCCTCCTCGTACCGGGTGGCGCCCGCCGGGGACGCGGCGCGCCGGCCGAGGGCGAAGCTGTCGTACGCCATGAAGCGGGTGCGCAGTCCGGCGGGCCGGGCGGCGGTGTCCTTGGGGCGCAGGACGAGCGCGGTCGCCACGGAGGCCGCGGCCGGTACCAGGGCGAGGAGGGTGAGGGCCGCCGGGAGGGGCAGGGGGCGGTCGGCGGCGAGGACGTCGGCGGCGGCGCCGTCGAAGGGCATGCCCGTGAGGTCGCCGCGCAGATGGAGGAAGAAGAGCAGGGCGAGGAGGGAGCCGAGGACGGTGGACAGGGCCGTCGTGACCGCCGAGACGGCCATCAGCCGGGCGGGGCCGAGGCCGATCGCGGACAGGCCGGGGCGGGGACGGGTGCCGGGGTCGGTGCGGGCCACGGTCACCGCGAAGTGGACGGTGGCGGCGGCGGGCACCACGCACCAGGCCAGGCGCAGCACCGAGCCGGCCGGGGCGTGCGGGTGGGTCAGGGCGTGGCCGAGGGCGCAGAGCAGCAGGAAGCCGGTGCCGCCGGCGGCCGCGGCGACCAGGAGACGGCGCATCTGCACCACGGGGTGCGCCCGGCGCGCTAGACGGAGAGCGAGCACGCGGCCCGGCCTTCCCCTTCGACGGCGGTGCGATCGTCTCCGCCGGCGACGGCGCGATCGTCCCTGTCGGCACCGGCGGTGCGCTCCCCTTCGGCGTCCGCGGTGCCCTCCCCTTCGGAGCCGGCGGCGACACGCTCCGCCTCGGCGTCGACCGTTCCTTCGGCCTCGGTGCCGGTGCCGGTGCCGCCCGCCTGCTCGGCGATGGGGCGGCTGTTCTGCTTCGCGGGGGGCCGGTTCGGGCCACCTTCGGCGGGCCGCTCCGCGCCTGCGCCGCTCGGCCGGTCCGAACCCGTGTCGGCGGGCGGGCCCACGCGCCGGTCGCAGGGCGCGCTCCCCGCTCCGGCCGGGCGGTGGCCCGAGGCCCCCGCGGCGGTGCGGTCGGGCTCGGCCTCCGGTGGGGCGGTGGTGCCGCGGTCCGCCTCGGTCGCGGCGCGGTGCTCCCCTCCCGGGGGCGTCGGCAGGTGGACCGTCCTGATGCGGCGGCCGTCCAGAAGGGACACCGTGCGGTCGGCGAGGGCCGCGGTCTCGGGGTCGTGGGTGGCGAGGACGACGGTGATGGCGTGGGAGCGGGCCGCCGTGGTGAGGGTGCGCAGGACGTGGGTGTGTTCGGCGCGGTGGAGGGGGGCGGTCGGCTCGTCCGCGAAGAGGACGGTGGGCGCGGACACCAGTGCGCGCGCCACCACCACGCGCTGGCGCTCGGACTGCAGGAGGGCGTGCGGACGCTTGCGGGCCGCGTCGCGGATGTCGAGGCGCTCCAGCCACTCCAGGGCCGCCGCCTTGGCGGCCCGGCGGCCCGTCCCGCGCAGCATCAGCGGCAGGGCCGTGTTCTCCCAGGCGTTCAGCTCGGGGACGAGGACCGGCTCGGGGTCGATCCAGCCGAACCGGTCGAGGCGCAGCCGCTCCCGGGCGAGCGGGCCCATCGTGTGCACGGGGACGCTGTTGAACCAGACCTCGCCCTGCCGCACCCGCAGCTGTCCGGACAGGCACCGCAGGAGCGTGGTCTTGCCGCTGCCGCGTGGGCCGGTGACGGCGAGGATCTCGCCCTCCCGGACACCCATCGACACGCCTTGCAGAGCGGGCGAGCCGTCGTGCGCGTAGGTCAGACCACGTGCCCAGAGCACGTCGTTGTCCGGCGGGGCCACCATGGGCGTACACCTCGGTTCGGATCAGGATTTGCCGGGGGAGTCCCCCGTCCGGGGGAACGAAGGCAGGGCCGATCGGTTACAGGGGCACGCTAGGGAGTCAGGGCGGCGGGGGTCGGACAGCACACGGCCCGGGAGGCTCCCATCTCACTCGGATGGGGGCCTCCCGGGCCGTTTCGAGCACCGGATCGCCCGTTCGGGGCGCGGGTTACAGCAGGGTCCACGCCTCCGAGAGCGTCGCGCGCAGGATCTGTTCGATCTCGTCGAAGGTCGACTGGTCGGAGATCAGCGGCGGCGCGAGCTGGACGACCGGGTCGCCGCGGTCGTCGGCACGGCAGTAGAGGCCGTTCTCGAACAGCTTCTTCGACAGGAAGCCGTAGAGGATGCGCTCGGTCTCGTCGTCGTCGAAGCTCTCCTTCGTCGCCTTGTCCTTGACCAGCTCGATCCCGTAGAAGAAGCCGTTGCCGCGGACGTCGCCGACGATCGGCAGGTCGTGGAGCTTCTCCAGCGTGGAGCGGAACGCCGTCTCGTTGTCGAGGACGTGCTGGTTGAGCTTCTCGCGCTCGAACAGGTCGAGGTTGGCGAGACCGACGGCCGCGGAGACCGGGTGGCCGCCGAAGGTGTAGCCGTGCAGGAAGGTGTTGTCGCCCTTGTAGAAGGGCTCGGCGACACGGTCCGAGACGACACAGGCGCCGATCGGGGAGTAGCCCGAGGTCATGCCCTTGGCGCAGGTGATCATGTCCGGTACGTAGCCGAACTTGTCGCAGGCGAACATCGTGCCGAGCCGGCCGAAGGCGCAGATGACCTCGTCCGACACCAGCAGCACGTCGTACTGGTCGCAGATCTCGCGGACCCGCTGGAAGTAGCCGGGCGGCGGCGGGAAGCAGCCGCCCGCGTTCTGCACCGGCTCCAGGAAGACCGCCGCGACCGTCTCGGGGCCCTCGAAGAGGATCTGCTGCTCGATCTGGTCGGCGGCCCAGCGGCCGAAGGCCTCCGGGTCGTCGCCGAAGATCGGGGCGCGGTAGATGTTGGTGTTCGGGACCTTGTGCGCGCCCGGGACGAGCGGCTCGAAGGGGGCCTTGAGGGCGGGCAGGCCGGTGATGGACAGGGCGCCCTGCGGGGTGCCGTGGTAGGCGACCGCGCGGGAGATCACCTTGTACTTGGTGGGCTTGCCCTGGAGCTTGAAGTACTGCTTGGCGAGCTTCCAGGCGGTCTCGACCGCCTCGCCGCCGCCGGTGGTGAAGAAGACCTTGTTCAGGTCGCCGGGCGCATGGGAGGCGATACGTTCCGCCAGCTCGACGGCCTTCGGGTGGGCGTACGACCACACGGGGAAGAAGGCCAGTTCCTGCGCCTGCTTGAAGGCGGTCTCCGCCAGCTCCACGCGGCCGTGGCCGGCCTGGACCACGAAGAGACCGGCGAGACCGTCGAGGTACCGCTTGCCCTTGTCGTCGTAGATGTACGTGCCCTCGCCCCGGACGATCGTGGGGACCGGGGAGTTCTCGTACGAGGACATGCGGGTGAAATGCATCCACAGGTGGTCGTACGCGGTCTGGCTGAGGTCCTTGGGGCTCACGGGTATCGCGTCCTCACGGTTATCGGGTTCCCCACATATAGGTCTGCTTCTTGAGCTTGAGGTAGACGAAGCTCTCCGTCGACCGCACCCCGGGCAGGGTCCGGATGCGCTTGTTGATGACCTCCAGGAGGTGGTCGTCGTCCTCGCAGACGATCTCCGCCATCAGGTCGAAGGAGCCGGCGGTGATCACGATGTACTCGACCTCCGGCATGGCCGTCAGCGCGTCCGCCACCGGGTCCAGATCGCCGTCGACGTTGATGCCGAGCATCGCCTGCCGTCGGAAGCCCACGGTGAGCGGGTCGGTGACGGCGACGATCTGCATCACGCCCTGGTCGAGCAGCTTCTGGACGCGCTGGCGCACGGCCGCCTCGGAGAGGCCCACGGCCTTGCCGATCGCGGCGTACGGCCGTCTGCCGTCCTCCTGCAGCTGCTCGACGATGGCGAGGGAGACGGCGTCCAGCTGCGGAGTGCCGTTCCTGGGCTCCCTGGAGTCCTTCTGGTCTGAGCTTCGACTGGCCACGGGGTCACTGTGCACGACGTCTCGACAGTTCCGCAAGGCTGGATCGATGAAATTCGTTGTTTACGAGCCATCAGCTTGCGGATTTCGCAGCAAGTGGGGTGTCAGGGGTGTTGAAAACGTGGGGCTGCCGATTAGGGTGGTGTCTCAAGGAATGGACACCCACATCTGGAGGGTCGGCAGTGAGCACCGAGCTGCGTCGTCTGCGCAATTACATCGACGGGGAATTCCGCGACGCCGTCGACGGACGGACCACCGAGGTGGTCAACCCCGCGACGGGCGAGGCCTATGCGACCGCGCCCCTGTCCGGCCAGGCCGATGTCGACGCGGCCATGGCCGCCGCCGCGGCCGCGTTCCCGGCCTGGCGCGACACCACCCCGGCCGAGCGCCAGAAGGCCCTGCTGAAGATCGCCGACGCGTTCGAGGAGCGGGCCGAGGAACTCATCGCGGCGGAGGTGGAGAACACGGGCAAGCCGATCGGGCTGACCCGCTCCGAGGAGATCCCGCCGATGGTGGACCAGATCCGCTTCTTCGCGGGTGCCGCCCGGATGCTGGAGGGCCGGTCGGCCGGTGAGTACATGGAGGGGATGACGTCGATCGTCCGCCGTGAGCCGGTCGGTGTCTGCGCCCAGGTCGCGCCGTGGAACTACCCGATGATGATGGCCGTGTGGAAGTTCGCGCCGGCGATCGCCGCGGGCAACACGGTCGTGCTGAAGCCGTCGGACACGACGCCGGCCTCGACCGTCCTCTTCGCCGAGATCATCGGGGCGATCCTCCCGAAGGGCGTCTTCAACGTGATCACCGGTGACCGTGACACCGGGCGGCTGATGGTCGAGCACCCGACTCCGGCGATGGCGTCCATCACCGGTTCGGTACGTGCGGGCATGTCCGTCGCCGAGTCCGCGGCCAAGGACGTCAAGCGCGTCCACCTGGAGCTGGGCGGCAAGGCGCCGGTCGTCGTCTTCTCCGACACCGACATCGCCAAGGCCGTCGAGGACATCTCCGTGGCCGGCTTCTTCAACGCCGGGCAGGACTGTACGGCCGCCACCCGCGTGCTCGTGCAGGAGTCGATCCACGACGAGTTCGTGGCCGCGCTGGCGAAGGCCGCCTCCGAGACGAAGACCGGGCAGCCGGACGACGAGGACGTGCTGTACGGCCCGCTCAACAACCCCAACCAGCTCAAGCAGGTCTCCGGGTTCATCGAGCGGCTGCCGGCCCACGCCAAGGTCGAGGCCGGGGGGCACCAGGTCGGCGAGAAGGGGTACTTCTACGCGCCGACCGTCGTCTCCGGGCTGAAGCAGGACGACGAGATCATCCAGAACGAGGTCTTCGGGCCGGTCATCACGGTCCAGTCGTTCACCGACGAGGAGCAGGCCGTGGGCTGGGCGAACGGGGTCGAGTACGCGCTTGCCTCGTCGGTGTGGACGAAGGACCACGCGCGGGCGATGCGGATGTCGAAGGCGCTGGACTTCGGGTGCGTGTGGATCAACACGCACATCCCGCTGGTCGCGGAGATGCCGCACGGCGGGTTCAAGAAGTCCGGGTACGGCAAGGACCTGTCGGGCTACGGGTTCGACGACTACACGCGGATCAAGCACGTGATGACGTCGCTGGGCTGACGGTTCGCGGGCGGCGGACGGTTCGGCGGTGGCCTGATGCGGCCCCGGGACCGTCCGCCGCCCTGTGTCTACGTCCGCTCGGGCGACGGCCGCGCGCTCTCGCCCTGGTTGACGACCCCGAAGGGGATGTGGACGCTCGGGGTCGTCCGGGAGGTCCCCCTCAGATGGGCCTCCTGGTCGTCGAAGAAGATGTGCGGCCGTAGCACATCCATGATCGAACTCTTGTCGATGCCGCCCAGGAAGAAAGCGTCGTTGACGGTCACACCCCAGTTGTTCAGACTCGTCATCGCGCGCTCGTGCGTCGGCGCATTGCGTGCCGTGACGACGGACACGTGAACGCGGATCGTGTAGTCCCCGTTCTCCCGGCGGCGTTCCTCCTCCCGCCGCTGCAGTTTGTTGATTTCGCGCAGGAAATCCCTCAGCGGGCCCGCGTCGTGCGGAGTCGCCACGTTCATGGTCTCGTGGGCACGGAATTCGGCGAGCCCGTTCCGCTGGAAGACACGCTCCGACTCGTCGTCGGCGAGGACGCCGTCGAAGTCGAAGGCGATGCGTAGTTCCCTGTCCTCGGGGTCGTCGGCGACCGCGGAACCGAGGACCCGGCCGGCGGGCAGACCTGCGGCCACGGCCTCCCGGACGTCGTTCCCGTCCGCGGACAGGAACAGCGACATGTGCAGGGCGGGCATGAACCTGTAGGGGGCCCGGCCCTGCGTGAAGACCGCGCGGCTTATGGGCAGACCGTGCGTCTTTATGGACCGCATGACCCGTAGTCCCGTGTCGGGGTCGTTACGGGAAAGAATGATCACTTCGACCAGTGGGTCGTCCTCCGGATTCAGGTCGTTCAGCGAGAGAAGCCGGCGAATGAAGGAGAAGGCGACGCCGGGTCGCAGGGTGTTGTCGAGGTTCGCCCGCTGGTAGACGCGATAGCCGTCCTCGCCCTTCTCCCGGAACACACCGTCGGACTCGTCGAGGTCGAAAAGGGCGCTCGACGCTATTCCGACGACCAGTCGGTTGTCGAGCCGGTAGGGCGGCATGGCGGATTCCCCCTGTGTTCGTCACCTCTGATCCGGATCAGGTCATACCGGACCCGCGCCCCGGACCGCAACGTCCCAGGGCCATCGACGTATGCCCCGGAGCGGGTGCGTTGTGCAATGCGAAATTTTGTGTTGCAGACGTGGTGCGCGCAGTCGCGCACCTCCTACCTTCCCGTCTCAACAGACCGGTCCTCACCGGGCGAACCGCCCCCCACGGCCGGAACAGCGATGTTCCTGTGCGCGGATCCCGGAGCGAGAAGCCCCTTCCCCAACTCACCTGTCATCCGGGTCGTCTCGGCGACCCGGGCACCTTTCGAGGGATTTGAGGAACTTCGATGAACGCACGTTCCGTACGTGGCGCGCTGGCCGTGGCCGCCTCTCTCTGCGCACTGGCCGGGATCACCGCCTGCAACGTGGAGTCCGGCAGCACGAGCGCCGGCGCCGACAAGGCCGACAGGAGCGCGTCGTCCGCGCCGCGGGCCAAGGACCTCAAGGTC
The sequence above is drawn from the Streptomyces griseiscabiei genome and encodes:
- a CDS encoding VOC family protein translates to MYQQMIFVNLPVNDLDASKKFFTELGYALNPQFSDENAASVVISDTIVAMLLTKPFYASFTKKEIADATKTSQVILCLSAESRAKVDELVDKAVAAGGTASEKVQDMDFMYGRAFDDLDGHTWEVVWMDPSAIEG
- a CDS encoding LOG family protein; translation: MQTMPAHAAHHDDHEIETIEEFDAVVSSRGTLSGFRVQAVDLTDRTRELLTTGTAGAVFLGCRMRDEAAAKIRADGALVFPPVPGLPFDPYRGLLYSPDELFASLSEGGYEATPDALAYAWFQRTKADRDVYASTLRAVHDDSVSDALDELLSGARVVGVMGGHAMARGTRAYEDAARLGRALARSGLTVATGGGPGAMEAANLGAHAAPYDDEMLAESLRLLAGAPKFTPSITEWAAAAFEVRTRWPKGGTSVGIPTWFYGHEPPNPFASHIAKYFANATREDGLLARSNTGVVFLPGAAGTVQEIFDNATPNYYESRGEPTPMVLVDRAHWTERLPAWPLLRSLARDRSMEARIALVDRIEEAPEALARLHADSPNTSSD
- a CDS encoding ABC transporter ATP-binding protein, with translation MALLRLDNATVRFDGRPVLDAVGLEVAEHEIVCVLGPSGSGKSTLLRVVAGLQPLDGGRVLLDGRDQRDVPAHKRGVGLMFQDHQLFPQRDVAGNVAFGPRMHGAAKDERAVRVAELLELVGLPGAAGRRVGELSGGEQQRVALARALAPRPRLLMLDEPLGQLDRSLRERLVVELREVFGELGTTVLAVTHDQGEAFALADRVVVMRDGRIAQSGTPLEVWQRPVDEFVARFLGFDNVVEATVTGAVADTAWGKVPVPEGSPQGACALLVRPAGVRLVGAADGLRCTVAARTFRGTHVAVHLQPEGAPRLEAACALRDAPEPGEQVGVGFDAAEIVVLGGGPAA
- a CDS encoding maleylpyruvate isomerase family mycothiol-dependent enzyme, with the translated sequence MAMLAREPQVRHERYCAEIELQVRRLRDIVTSGADLSATVPTCPDWSLEQLLRHTGGAMRWVELNVRTRAKDEVTEADVPLYEGPERQGDPAALDAWLAETGEMTVATLREAGPEAPVWSWGWEHSAGFWARRMAHEQVIHGADAALTVGRPVEVAPEIAADAIDEWLEIVAFVQRTMPHDEAAELRGPGRSIHLHATDTSAEVDAEWLVELTEDVVCWRRGHEKATVALRGPLTEVLLAFYRRLPPDGGELEVLGDRGLLDFWLRRATFG
- a CDS encoding LAETG motif-containing sortase-dependent surface protein — protein: MSIIPRTARTSRYVGVAVASAALVFGAAGNAMACSIKDFSAVAECDGGKGVIRVTDVDPEGVKAEITVYLENNGADLRQVGSRTIENSTADGVTVTFEEDWEPEAEYRIHVTAADYVDEDIAPNLIAPAEACAEDAVTPPSDAKDPEKPADDKGKDEGKGTGNGKGEDEDEPSETKNSPAPSASEGSTTPVGSNGDNAPSPEGDSNLAETGGDSNTGTIAGAALALVALGAGAVYYSMRRRGASTR
- a CDS encoding aspartate aminotransferase family protein, with translation MSPKDLSQTAYDHLWMHFTRMSSYENSPVPTIVRGEGTYIYDDKGKRYLDGLAGLFVVQAGHGRVELAETAFKQAQELAFFPVWSYAHPKAVELAERIASHAPGDLNKVFFTTGGGEAVETAWKLAKQYFKLQGKPTKYKVISRAVAYHGTPQGALSITGLPALKAPFEPLVPGAHKVPNTNIYRAPIFGDDPEAFGRWAADQIEQQILFEGPETVAAVFLEPVQNAGGCFPPPPGYFQRVREICDQYDVLLVSDEVICAFGRLGTMFACDKFGYVPDMITCAKGMTSGYSPIGACVVSDRVAEPFYKGDNTFLHGYTFGGHPVSAAVGLANLDLFEREKLNQHVLDNETAFRSTLEKLHDLPIVGDVRGNGFFYGIELVKDKATKESFDDDETERILYGFLSKKLFENGLYCRADDRGDPVVQLAPPLISDQSTFDEIEQILRATLSEAWTLL
- a CDS encoding 5'-nucleotidase; the encoded protein is MPPYRLDNRLVVGIASSALFDLDESDGVFREKGEDGYRVYQRANLDNTLRPGVAFSFIRRLLSLNDLNPEDDPLVEVIILSRNDPDTGLRVMRSIKTHGLPISRAVFTQGRAPYRFMPALHMSLFLSADGNDVREAVAAGLPAGRVLGSAVADDPEDRELRIAFDFDGVLADDESERVFQRNGLAEFRAHETMNVATPHDAGPLRDFLREINKLQRREEERRRENGDYTIRVHVSVVTARNAPTHERAMTSLNNWGVTVNDAFFLGGIDKSSIMDVLRPHIFFDDQEAHLRGTSRTTPSVHIPFGVVNQGESARPSPERT
- a CDS encoding Lrp/AsnC family transcriptional regulator encodes the protein MHSDPVASRSSDQKDSREPRNGTPQLDAVSLAIVEQLQEDGRRPYAAIGKAVGLSEAAVRQRVQKLLDQGVMQIVAVTDPLTVGFRRQAMLGINVDGDLDPVADALTAMPEVEYIVITAGSFDLMAEIVCEDDDHLLEVINKRIRTLPGVRSTESFVYLKLKKQTYMWGTR
- a CDS encoding gamma-aminobutyraldehyde dehydrogenase encodes the protein MSTELRRLRNYIDGEFRDAVDGRTTEVVNPATGEAYATAPLSGQADVDAAMAAAAAAFPAWRDTTPAERQKALLKIADAFEERAEELIAAEVENTGKPIGLTRSEEIPPMVDQIRFFAGAARMLEGRSAGEYMEGMTSIVRREPVGVCAQVAPWNYPMMMAVWKFAPAIAAGNTVVLKPSDTTPASTVLFAEIIGAILPKGVFNVITGDRDTGRLMVEHPTPAMASITGSVRAGMSVAESAAKDVKRVHLELGGKAPVVVFSDTDIAKAVEDISVAGFFNAGQDCTAATRVLVQESIHDEFVAALAKAASETKTGQPDDEDVLYGPLNNPNQLKQVSGFIERLPAHAKVEAGGHQVGEKGYFYAPTVVSGLKQDDEIIQNEVFGPVITVQSFTDEEQAVGWANGVEYALASSVWTKDHARAMRMSKALDFGCVWINTHIPLVAEMPHGGFKKSGYGKDLSGYGFDDYTRIKHVMTSLG